A region of the Hydra vulgaris chromosome 12, alternate assembly HydraT2T_AEP genome:
caaaacaaaaatatacataaatatataccataAATAATGAACGAGTAATATAGCTCAATTTCTGAACACTCATACATCTCagatatacttataaaaaaattaaaattcaattttatatgacactataataatttttaattaataatgtttctttttctttttctcttccGAGacgtattattttaattatcgataaattatttaagtaatttaaattaaagttattttcattttcttgaGTAATTCATTATCAGAATTTCCAGATAGAATCATCTCTCCTAATGCGTCTCGAATACAATCGATCAAAGTTTTATTCTTagtatataatatcatataatacGTAAgtaatattatacatattatcgACACTATCGCgaaaaatatcaacaatatcATTAAACATTTGATggtatcatcattattatttataatatcaaattGTTGATCACTATTTAATAACATCTtgaaatataacttatattattttaaaattcaattttggtTTGATCGAtgatatggaaaaaaaataattaaatgaataatatatattatttacatttcatttttaattatataatatttcattgttttagattaaattattatcattgatgtttctttttaattctatatatttattcatcACTTTTGATAGAGTAactaacaatattataaaaataaatcccgttaaaattattaataaaattaatattatatatattatatcaatcattttatattaatgaaaatataataattaaattcaatttttaaaaatcattttttattctaataaattaagttattaattatCACCATCAAAGCTAAAATCACTTCTCATAACTTCTACTACTTCTTCATAATTTATTTCGTCGTCGTTTATATTAGTGTACCTAATAACCCGTTTAGCAATGATTGATAAAAATACcgtaattattaataatataataattattattattgtagataataatattataacaattaacaatattatcaaatatgaattttgtaaacaactacattcatacattttttaagatactatcgcatttatataattcaaatctaaccacaatataaaaaaaataatatttttaatgaatagtaTTTGTACTATTCATTGATGTTGTATTAACGCTTGTTGCGTTAATATTTGTTACATTATTTATGTAACAGCATTTTATatactgattttgaaaatttacaaacatatcatatagtatttgtatatttttttcgtTATCTTTTGAAATTTCGTAAATTGCGTTGATGTTATTGTCCGATACgttgatttctttatttaagATGATTATTTCACGGATTAAATCAtcattgattttataatttaatgtaaGTATTGCTATCATGCAAATTAACATAATACTTGATGcaaataagcattttttattaatatctcCCATCTtcacagttatatatataatttttgcaattcaaatttgctttgaaatatcaaaaaataattattataatctaACAGATTACGACCCCAAATCTGTTGAAGATTGAACTACTCGATGTATTTTACGCACACATTGTTGATCGTCTTGATCATCAGTTTCTTGATCATCAAAACACTGGCAttgacattttaatttatttaatgcgGACTCATCAATATTgatatgtataatattttgcTTATCAAGTTCAGCGATCGCGCgcttataatattttatcttgagaccataatattgttataatatcCACACACATAGTGTGATACTTACAACTGgaattaaatcaatatattcgAATGCCATATTACCGAAATATATCTGTATTACATGGTATCtccaattatcaaaaaataattacttatcaaaaaattaattatttttaattaatggaaTTTTAGCATTACCTTCTTTTATCGTTATAGTTTCATAATTATGTTcgtttatgttatttttttcttttttatttacgatATTTTTCTTCTTAGGATCTGAAATTCGTACGATGATGTTGTTTcaatctttttatctttttttagattaacagcagtaattaaattttcaagaaaatcttTGATATTATCTCTGTCATCTactatcattttatttatatctaacattAAATTATGTGTTTCTTTGGTTTTATTgtctttttctttgattttcttCTTAATAAGGGTAGTAGCATAATACAAATATTGCATGGTCATAAACCATaaagatgataataataatgtaaccatgattattattaaaccagTAATAGCTCTTTCCGTATTAGAATTCGCCATTTTTATTATcagtaatacaaaaataaaatatcgattcaaattttataaacttcgaccgatgttatgtttttttgctttctgtCCGGATCATGACAAAGAATGCCCCGCCTCCGATCAAGAAACTGACGATCAAGAGTAAAATTCCCGGTGTCTTGGTTTTTGCTgcaaataatacaataattcCGATTATAATGAGTATAATCGAGATTATGATGAGTGGTAACATCATCAATGTTGGTACATGTGGCGCGAGTTCTTGCGCCACCATTGGTACTGCTGCCATCGCTGCCATcgtatataacttatataatataagaatttttttatttacacctAAACATCTAAAAATAGCACTCTAAACGATCAAAATAAgcttattttcaaataatttgaacatatatattatatataatatgtaatattaaattccATTATCCCCTCCACGAAGGAAAATgcctgaaatatttaaatatcttatcAGCAAAGGTCAATCCTCAGTCTAAGATCGCTATCAATTACATGACCTTATAACTCGTCCCGTTATTCgcaatgaaattaataatacatatattgTATTCGAATCGTGAGAAGAATTTCTCGAATGGTATGAAAATCTTCCGATCGAACAACGATGTTGTCACGAAGTTATTTTTGGCGGACTACCCCAGCGTTTAAAATTCGATGTTGATGCTCCGGTTCACAAACTTGACGAATTATCCGCGGATATCATTGAACAAGAAACTGATGATTCGAGCGACTTAAGTGACCTTGATGATTGTTTCCTCGACATTGATCAACCGAAATCGCTTGATACTAGATTATCAAAAATTCATGCTGTCGTAAGTCTTCTTGTTGAAGCGATAATGGACGATTTATTTGTGGCCTACTATGGGACCGAAAATTTACTTCCAACGAAGCGCGACATCGTCATCACTGATAGCAGTGGTCCAGACAAATATAGTTTTCATGTTCTTGTCCTACCATATTTCGTCGAAGACAACGAAGAAGCGAGAGAATTTACTGCGCGTGTTCTTGAACGACTCGCACCATCTGTGCGCGCATTCATCGATCCCAATGtgaacaaaaaaacacaaaatttccGCTTAACCGGTTCCGCTAAATTGGGAACTAATCGTTATAAACGCGTCACTTCCGACTTTGGAACCGCTGATGATATTTCGCttcaagatttatttattactgcCCCGAGCGGTGGTCGAATCCTCACACGAATATACACAGAAAAGAATACATCAACCGAACAATCACAACACCCAAATATTCATGATTCGGTTGTTCAAAATGCCATCGAGCTCGCAACCGAAAAAGGTATAACCATCGGTCATAGATTTAACGAAGTGCGTGGAACATTATTATGTTTTATGCGAGACGAACCGTCATACTGTCGCATATGCGAAGAAGTACATCATCATGATAATAGTTTAATGATAAGCATCGAACCCATTGAAAACAATAATTGGTCCGCAACAGCAACAACCTCATATCGCGTTCTCGAACATTGCCGTCAGGTGCGAGGTAAAAGATTATTAATCGGCGAAATATCTGGAACTGAATGCGTGATTAAACCGTATACATTAACGACAAAAATTCATTCGCTCGGTCTTCAAGAACAAATCGCATCTCGAATAAAATCTATTCATGATGGTAAAATTAATCCGCATAATGCGCTCTCAAGTGCATTCGAATTAATACCCGATAACAgaaaaacaatatattcagAACCAATGATGCGACCTTACGAACTAACATCTACACTTGCTGTTCTCGCCCAAATGAAACTCGGAAAAACAAAAGCACTGCATTCGTATCTCGAAGAATACTTCCCCATCAACGGTCTCGAAACAAAAGTTGTTCGATTCGTCACATTTCGTCAGACGTTCAGCAACagcatatcaaaaaattttccaGACTTCATACTCTACAGCGATGTTACCGGAGACCTCGATCATATCAAATATCCCCGTTTAATCGTACAAGTTGAATCCCTCCACAGACTCTCATTCTGCAAAGGCGCTCTTCCTGAACCAATCGATCTACTTGTGCTCGATGAAGCAGAATCAATTCTTGCGCAATTCAACAGCGGTCTACATAAGCACTTTAATGCAGCTTTTGCTGTATTTCAGTGGATGTTGCAAACTGCGCAACATGTGATCTGCATGGATGCGAATCTTAGTGATCGTACATATTGCACACTCGAACGAATGCGACCATCATATCCGGTACATTTTCACTGGAATCGCTTCGAGAGAGCAGcagatgatatatattatttcacCGCCGATCAAGGTTCATGGTTTGACCAACTTTATAAGTCACTCCACAAAAATTTGCGAATCGTCATACCGACAAACAGTCTCACGGAAGCACGCGCTTATGAAGAATCGATACGTCGTGAATTcccaaaaaagaaaataatgctCTACAGCAGTGAAACCGCACCGAGTGAAAAGGCGCGACACTTCAGTGACGTTCACAATTACTGGGGAAATCTCGACGTCTTAATATTTACACCAACATGTTCGGCTGGCGTATCATTCGAACTTGAacattttgatatattgttCGGTTATTTCTGTGATATCTCGTGTGATGTAGAGACGTGTCGTCAGATGCTCGGTCGTGTTCGTAACATTCGCTCACACGAACATTATATCTGTCTGAGATCAACGGGTGCGGCATTACCGACAACTGTCGAAGAAATTAATCGTCTTATTCGCGACAAACGGTCGGGtctctataaaaatatagatgatGCTGCATTATATTTCGAGTACAGCAATAACGGCGATATTCGATTTTATGAATCAAATTATTATCATCTCTGGGTCGAAACATTGCGGATCAATAATCTTTCGCGCAATAATTTTACACGAAGATTTATCGACCAAGTCGCAGATACTGGTGCACAACTCAAAGTACTCGCGGCATCAAATGATCCTTCGATATGCGCATCATACATCGCTGATCATCGAAGTATCcgcgattatttaaaaatggtttattgCAATAATGTTGCATCATCGGATGATATATTACCGGACGAAAACAATGAAATTCGCgaagcaataaaaaatcaacaagaTGTGCAACCTGAACTCTTGCTTGCGCATGAAAAATTTCAGATTCGCGAATTCTATTCGTGGCCGCACGAAATCGATTCTAACTTTGTCAAATTATATGGAACATATAGTGCGCGCAACGTATTCCGCAATCTTACGCGCATCACCGAAGGTAATACTATTCAAGAATCTTTGCACCTCATCCGGCAGCATGAACTTGATCATTATAATATAATCATGGATATGAGAACCGAAGAATCAAGTTTCATTGCTAAGAGTCGCGACTTATTACGCGAGAAATCAATATATGTTTCAGAGCAACATAACTTTACAATATGGTTATTGCATGTATGTGGTTTCTCATGTATTACAGATGAGAGCCGCATTCATGAACAATTACTCGAATCGCGGCTTCGCGGAGTCATccatataatgaaaaaaataaaagatcataTCACTTTCAACTTTGATAAGATTCGGCCCGACTTTGATCGATATGAACGCGAAACTGATCGAATTCGCTTTATCAATTCTATGCTCCGCGTAATTAACAGTATTACTCGCTCAATGTATGGAATCCAGATCAGTCGTGTTCCAAAAGATTCGGGCGGAGAGGCATACCAAATTACGCGCAACTCGATCggtaaattatttaactttgtgAAAGAACACCCGCAAACAAAACCCGATCGTCCTTATATCATCTCAAGATTAAAAATACCACCGACAAATTACAACGTAAAGATAAATGATTTTCTCAATCATATACATTTTAGCGAAAATTATATCCGATTCCTCGAGAAAATATACGTTGAAAACTGATATCGATATATCATGATATCATTTTTTTCTCACCTCATTagagataataaaatatttttgataccgATCATCATGACATCTGaaagttattatgttttatcTGATAATCAAGGATTTGTTGGTGCATTTTATACGGCCGAAGAAGCTTCAGTcgtgataaataaatattatccaATTCCATTCATCGTTCAACGATTCGAAGTTGCACCCGGTCCGACAGAAACTGTATGGGTCGTTATATATCGCGACATAGATGCGGTCGCATTTGTTTCGAATGATCGCGCAACCGCAAAACgcgtaaaaaaaatatatgacaGTGTCGGACTAACATATCCCGACTCAATCAAATATTGGGAACACCCTGTCGGAAAGATTTCACAAACAGCGGAATCGCGACTCGACTCAATTAGTCGCGCAAATAGTATGTATGCGGGAAACTTATCGCTCGAAGAATTGCAAGCTCGAGAACTcgaagattataaaaaaatttcgaacCTCTCCATGAGTAAGGGTCCTATTGCGCGGGTCATCaaggaaaatcaaaaaataatgatcTTTGATTGTGTGGTCCCGACAAGTACATCCACTCATACTGCGCAACTCTGACAATTATTTCTATCGCATTTATTATCAATAATCGATGTCATTTGTGAACCGATCGCCGGCTTTGTATGCAAATAATACATACCAGTTTCAAGTCCCGTTTTCCATCCTTCTATCAAGAATCGAAGAATTTTCGGTAAATTCGGCTCATCCAGAAATAAACTCATCGACATTGATTGACACACGAATGGCGCCATTGCTTTCGCCATCAATATAATTTCGCACACATGAAGTTCGCGCGCCGTCCTGAACAAGAAACGAATTCTTTCAGGTAttactgttatattttttatgctcCCACCCGCGGATATAATTTGTCGACGCATATTTTGATCCCACAAGTTGAGCTCCACAAGTTTACGTATCAAATGACGATTAACGATCATGAATTCACCTGCAAGTGTTTTGCGAGTATATATATTACTCGTAAATGGCTCAAAACATTCATTCTGACCGATTATATTACTTGTCGTCGCGGTAGGCATATATGCGGTCAATAGTGCATTATATACACCTTGAATTATGACCTGTATTCGAAGATTTAACCAatctttttttgtgataaatccGCTAGTCAATATTTCGATGTCACTTTCCCAATCATTGTTGAGATGTCCAGTTTTTATCCATAAGTCCGGCTGAAACTCACCCCTCGAAAGTTGACTACCCGGAAAACTTTCATATGCACCATAAATTTTTGCAAGTTCGTTTGATGCGCGCATAGATCCATAATAAATGACAGCCGCAATAGCTCTCGCTAAGTTTTGCGCCTCAATCGAACCATATGGTATTTCAAGTCGAGCAAGAACATCTGCTAAACCCATGATACCGATACCGATCGGTCTATGTCTCCGATTACTTCGACGACATTCTTCCGTCGgatattgtttaatattaatcaTATTATTGAGCGCATATACTTCGAGTGCGGCTGCATCCGTGATCGCTGCGAAATAAAGATGTTCGTATCccgtcattttattttttacaataaaattttcgaGACAAATCGCGGAAAGGTTACAAACGCCATATTCACCGCCTTtgatattattttcattaaaacggGCGAACCGTTCCCGATCAATGTCGTTCCAACTTGGAATCGTAATTTCGGTACACAAGTTCGATGAACATACCGGTGCAACATTAGACATGTTTGATTTGAGATTGATCGCATCTTTGTACAACACATAGGGAACCCCAATTTGTGACCAACTAATGAAAGCTTCATCAATAATAGTTTTTGCTTTCACACATCGACGATAACGTTTTTCATTaacgtattttttataaaggttgCGATATTCGTCGCCATAAACGATATCAAGATCGGGCGCATCATCTGGACTAAATAAATACCAATCACCGGCATTCGGATCATGAATTTGTTCCACTAATGTTTCCATAAATAAATCGGACACCCATAATGCATACTTCAAGTCCGGAGCATTTACTGTCACTTCGCCTTTGATACGGGCGCACTTCAGAAAATCAATAATATCATCATGATCAACACTGAGATATACTGCAAACGCACCAGGACGTTTACCGCCTTGATTCGCAAAGTTTTGAGCTTGATTTAGGAGTGCGGCATAATTTGTGAACCCATTAGTAAATCCGCCACTTGAATTTATTCTTGAACCGGCTGCGCGAACATTGCTGTACCATATTGAGACTCCACCTCCTTGACTGCTAATCATTGCCGCATCCACGAtggattttaataatttttctaagttATCGCCGGTCGATATGAGGAAGCAACTTGCAAGTTGAGAAGTTATAGTACATGAGTTGAGCATTATTGGGGTCGCATTCGACACAAAATGTTGACTTAGTTTGTGATAGAAATTGATCGCATTTGTGATTCtctgaataaataaattatcatcgACTATGTGCCCACAATTGCCGGGTTGACAGCAAAATATTCCGATCGCGATCCGCATATATAAATGTTGTGGACGCTCCATCATCTGATCATCAAGAATAGTTAATTTTTCATGATTGCTTTCGGGGCGAATTAAATAACGCGCAATAGTTTGAAAAccgaaataatttaatttataatcgCGCGAATGATCAAGTACAACATCAATTGTATTTGCTGCACGTTTAATAATTCCGATATATTCGTCTGAAAATCTGACCGCTCTTTTGGTCGGCGCATTTGCAACGATAATATCGATTGTTTTTGATATTGATTCGGGCACGCGTTTATGAAGGTCGTTAATAAATATTCGCGCCGCGAGTGTTTCATATTCCACATGATAGCTcattaaattaatgcaaatcATTGCGAGTTCAGCATCTATTTTCCGCGTCGTCATCCCATTGTGGAAACGTCcatcaaaatcttttataattaatgcttcattaatatttgttaatggAGGACCATATGCTGTGTTACTTGAGAGGTCGCGAATTCGCATgataatttcatcaaaattgaCTGGTATTTTTTCGCCATTGCGATTGATGACAAATATCGCGGGCAAATCAATATCActcattttttgttgaaatatatcattatttgaCCATATTCAAATGTCATCacgaatatataaatatttttgcgcaagtacacaaatatttttacgcgagtacacaaatatttttgcgtggtacacaaaataatttatcGCGAATACACATATATTTTTGCGCGAATTCACATATATTTTTCGCGAATACACATATATTTTTCGCGAATACACATATATTTTTCGTGAATACACATATATTTTTGTATGAgtacataattatttttgcgCAAgtacacaaaataatttatcatgaatacataaatattttagcgCAAGTAtgtgaaatattttatcatgagtatgtgaaatattttatcacgagtatgtgaaatatttttgcgcgagtataaatattttttcgtgAATACACATATATTTTTGTGTGAGTTCACATATAGTTTTGTGCGAGTTCACATATATTGTTGCTtgagtataaatatttttgcgcGAATACACATATTTTTGTGTGAgtacataattatttttgcgCAAGTACACAAATAATTTTGCGCAAGtttgtgaaatatttttgcGCAAGTACACAAATATTTTTGCGCAAGtttgtgaaatatttttgcGCAAAATAGTATGTGAAATATTTTTGCGCAAGTAGAATAATTTATCGCGAATACACAAATAATTTTGCGCaagtatgcaaatatttttgcgTGGgtgcacaaaaataatttatcgcGAATACACATATAATTTATCGCaaatacacaaatatttttGCGCAAGTATGTGAAATATTTTTGCGCAAGTATGTGAAATATTTTTGCGCAAGTATGTGAAATATTTTTGCGCAAGTATGTGAAATATTTTTGCGCAAGTatgtgaaatattttataacgaGTATGTGAAATATTTTATCACGAGTATGTGAAATATTTTATCACGAGTATGTGAAATATTTTATCACGAGTATGTGAAATATTTTTGCGCGAgttcacaaatattttatcatgaGTATGTGAAATATTTTTGCGCGAGtacacaaatattttatcatgagtatgtgaaatatttttgcgcgagtataaatatttttgcgcAAGTATGCAATTATTTTTGCGCAAGTATGCAATTATTTTTGCGCGAGTGCACATATATTTTTGCGCGAGTACACAAATATTTATCATGAGTatgtgaaatatttttgtgcaagtatgcaaatattttttgcgtAAGTATGTGAAAAATTATTGTGCGGAtttgtgaaatatttttgtgcggatttgtgaaatatttttgtgcGGGTTTgtgaaataataaattgtttttgcacAAAATAATTACTTGGGGGggcaaaatatttatcattgaTGATGCGCAAGATGACAATGGTGggtgtgcaaaaaaaaatattgaatcaatagttaatataaaacatacataaacatgCAATTCAATAATTCTTTCATTTGGTCCGACGAGGATGAAGAAAATCGGGTCACCATTCTCCCCATTAAATATCCTGAAATTTGGTCCTTTCGTAAATTATTAGAAGCGCTGCATTGGACCGCTCAAGAAGTAGTTTTGTCGCGTGACAAAAAAGATTGGTTAATGCGTATGAATGATGAACAGcgacattttattaaaatgcaatTTGCATTCTTTGCGATCGCAGACATTGATGTTCTAAAAAATCTCGACGACAATTTCAGTAGCGAGATCACATGCATGGAAGCTCGAATGGTTTATGCGGCGCAAAAAGATCAAGAATGTGTTCATGCTGAGAGTTATAGTCTTCAGATTGAAGCGGTGATGATGTTATATGAGGGttttcataaaagaaaaaaaaaaaaaaagaaagaaaaagtagTTCTAAGAGGACCCcctcataaaaataatattataggtCCCCCTCATTAACGTGATTGATAATAATGCGCGCGTCAATGTGCGTGATTAAAAAACTGGCAAGGTTATTCCGCCGCCAAAGCCTTAGGGTTCCGTCAGGTGCCTCCAGGTGTTGCGTAA
Encoded here:
- the LOC136089146 gene encoding uncharacterized protein LOC136089146, with amino-acid sequence MQFNNSFIWSDEDEENRVTILPIKYPEIWSFRKLLEALHWTAQEVVLSRDKKDWLMRMNDEQRHFIKMQFAFFAIADIDVLKNLDDNFSSEITCMEARMVYAAQKDQECVHAESYSLQIEAVMMLYEGFHKRKKKKKKEKVVLRGPPHKNNIIGPPH
- the LOC136089145 gene encoding uncharacterized protein LOC136089145; translation: MSDIDLPAIFVINRNGEKIPVNFDEIIMRIRDLSSNTAYGPPLTNINEALIIKDFDGRFHNGMTTRKIDAELAMICINLMSYHVEYETLAARIFINDLHKRVPESISKTIDIIVANAPTKRAVRFSDEYIGIIKRAANTIDVVLDHSRDYKLNYFGFQTIARYLIRPESNHEKLTILDDQMMERPQHLYMRIAIGIFCCQPGNCGHIVDDNLFIQRITNAINFYHKLSQHFVSNATPIMLNSCTITSQLASCFLISTGDNLEKLLKSIVDAAMISSQGGGVSIWYSNVRAAGSRINSSGGFTNGFTNYAALLNQAQNFANQGGKRPGAFAVYLSVDHDDIIDFLKCARIKGEVTVNAPDLKYALWVSDLFMETLVEQIHDPNAGDWYLFSPDDAPDLDIVYGDEYRNLYKKYVNEKRYRRCVKAKTIIDEAFISWSQIGVPYVLYKDAINLKSNMSNVAPVCSSNLCTEITIPSWNDIDRERFARFNENNIKGGEYGVCNLSAICLENFIVKNKMTGYEHLYFAAITDAAALEVYALNNMINIKQYPTEECRRSNRRHRPIGIGIMGLADVLARLEIPYGSIEAQNLARAIAAVIYYGSMRASNELAKIYGAYESFPGSQLSRGEFQPDLWIKTGHLNNDWESDIEILTSGFITKKDWLNLRIQVIIQGVYNALLTAYMPTATTSNIIGQNECFEPFTSNIYTRKTLAGEFMIDGARTSCVRNYIDGESNGAIRVSINVDEFISG